Proteins from a genomic interval of Bacteroidia bacterium:
- a CDS encoding site-specific DNA-methyltransferase: MEYKKIEIEPHTTILSTEWNQAKNIMSKYPKEDIYCKYRANKIEVFLRQLDFYAFKKDVEQAAKNNPKLDFLLRIFEAIDRIKSYGIKNGKRLYVEYDAEKKVLHREEKEKKRSVAFYAVESGFEKQNQALPISFENQIICGDSEQVLKDIPDNCIDLIITSPPYNFGLDYAQSQDDYHWQHYFDKLFRIFEECIRVLKYSGRIAINVQPLYSDYIPTHHFISNFFTARKMIWKTEILWQKNNYSAKFSSWGSWKSPSSPYFKTTWEYIEVFCKGDLKKQGKKEDIDITEEEFKKWVNAAWNIAPERNMDKFDHPAMFPEELVKRLIKLFSYQNDVVLDPFNGAGTTTYVAKILNRRFVGIDISEKYCQTARERLRSLLVV; the protein is encoded by the coding sequence ATGGAGTATAAAAAAATAGAGATTGAACCTCATACAACCATTTTAAGCACTGAATGGAATCAAGCTAAAAACATAATGAGCAAGTATCCCAAAGAGGATATTTATTGCAAGTACCGTGCAAATAAGATAGAGGTTTTCTTACGTCAATTAGACTTTTATGCTTTTAAGAAAGATGTAGAGCAAGCGGCTAAAAACAATCCAAAACTTGACTTTTTACTACGTATTTTTGAAGCTATTGATAGAATAAAAAGTTACGGAATAAAAAATGGCAAGCGTCTATATGTAGAATATGATGCTGAAAAAAAGGTTTTACACAGAGAAGAAAAAGAAAAAAAGAGAAGCGTAGCATTTTATGCTGTGGAAAGTGGTTTTGAAAAACAAAATCAGGCTTTACCTATAAGTTTTGAAAACCAAATTATTTGTGGCGATAGTGAGCAAGTGCTTAAAGACATTCCTGACAATTGCATTGATTTAATTATTACCTCACCGCCGTATAATTTTGGATTAGATTATGCCCAAAGTCAGGATGATTATCATTGGCAACATTATTTTGATAAGTTGTTCCGCATCTTTGAGGAATGTATAAGAGTATTAAAATACTCGGGCAGGATAGCTATTAACGTACAACCTCTTTATTCAGACTATATTCCTACGCATCATTTTATCAGCAACTTTTTTACTGCCCGCAAAATGATATGGAAAACTGAAATACTTTGGCAAAAGAACAATTACAGTGCAAAATTCAGCAGTTGGGGAAGTTGGAAAAGTCCAAGTAGTCCGTACTTTAAAACCACTTGGGAGTATATTGAGGTCTTTTGCAAAGGTGATTTGAAAAAGCAAGGTAAAAAAGAGGATATTGATATTACAGAGGAAGAGTTCAAGAAATGGGTTAATGCTGCTTGGAACATTGCCCCTGAACGAAATATGGATAAATTTGACCATCCTGCTATGTTTCCCGAAGAACTAGTAAAGCGTTTAATCAAATTATTTTCGTATCAAAATGATGTAGTTTTAGATCCTTTTAATGGTGCAGGGACTACTACTTACGTTGCCAAAATTCTTAACAGACGATTTGTAGGCATAGATATCTCTGAAAAATATTGCCAAACTGCAAGAGAAAGATTGAGAAGCCTTTTAGTGGTATAA